A window from Plasmodium cynomolgi strain B DNA, chromosome 7, whole genome shotgun sequence encodes these proteins:
- a CDS encoding selenophosphate synthetase (putative) → MRICKQIDPVIDIVIIGFGVRSQLFVDKFLRKNELKGVNIIIICKDNFVFLDRYVQCEGACRESYTDVYNFCKKRNILFINEKVQYVQTENRNHLNYDFLLCDFDFKSSDLFRTDMSHMNIYAFRNKNLFFYHNEKIDLPCRDYLLVREIRGVKQEGEIKEIKFLDIHEEEIIIRYDECINITGMRYPSYVLSFGKDATKCLSVNTFCQCATDDYLYLLNQVKNPDDYTVCETVYLNIYNKVHGNEYISIEHVKAYVLTNDSDELGISYLLPPTPNLFNHTVNYSYRIVSYILRRGYSYLLKNRFLQNGVLSIMYRKREIEKYIKGCTVSGRREDMFSPPFIRTFSLRIFKRAGHYVDLFRGRLSSEVGTSIPICGQKELHKEDDPSGVNCSDSGSTTVSRSGSNNRNEELPTRNKCAPCGSPQTERTTNSSLPEYMYSAYQKEYERRLLVSKKTVHRVAQEEGENGTTITIIVQDGSIHKGTTSNCDMKREKVNSYIKESIEKIINRNTCGGCGSKVPSNVLSNSLKGLSVYSSPNVYLGIEACDDCCIFVHSKSKKGEESPALVQTIDFFKSFIDDEYILGEIIAIHCLSDVYSMGGTGICALCVLIVKDNIEKKLQQRLQNILTGCCQKLKEEKCVLSGGHTCAGNENYVGLAVTGKVKKRRSASGDNTPKGDRKDKPDKEKRPKEEENPRTVTAPRTAATGATGAAATKGGSDARNQQEGGAPSDDLTLVSKEHRDAFERHQMMKENYLFLPKGSGSIKAGDIIITTKMFGFGFIMAAHICKKAKARWIYNCLDEMLLSNRKSGLYLLQNNNAKACTDVTGFGVLGHLNEMIKCSRREIYFAEQMGKKPLHSISHKETLEGRNNRVDDRQTDKVKESPMNRIGAKINLKNFIIAEGVEQCIENNIFSSMYKKNHYLCNNIINLEEASLSERYGVLFDPQTSGGLMAIVERQKAEQILTDLKNMGYPNCSAVGEIINVQDDKFRGVPISQVSLDDYLDTTNSVYVEW, encoded by the exons ATGCGAATCTGCAAGCAGATTGACCCCGTGATCGATATCGTGATCATCGGTTTTGGCGTGCGGAGCCAGCTGTTCGTCGATAAGTTCCTTCGGAAAAATGAGCTCAAGGGAGTGAACATAATAATAATCTGCAAAGACAATTTCGTGTTTCTAGATCGATACGTACAATGTGAAGGAGCCTGTAGAGAGAGCTATACGGACGtgtacaatttttgcaaaaagagaaacatcctgtttataaatgaaaaggtgCAGTATGTACAGACAGAAa ATAGGAACCACTTGAATTATGATTTTTTGTTATGCGACTTTGATTTTAAGAGCTCGGATCTGTTTAGAACTGACATGTCTCACatgaatatatatgcttttcgaaataaaaatttgtttttttatcat AACGAAAAGATAGACCTCCCCTGCAGAGACTACCTACTGGTCAGGGAAATAAGGGGAGTAAaacaagaaggagaaattaaagaaataaaatttttggacATCCATGAGGAGGAAATTATAATCAGATATGACGAGTGCATAAACATTACAGGGATGAGATACCCTTCATATGTATTATCATTTGGAAAGGACGCCACCAAGTGCCTCTCGGTGAATACTTTTTGCCAGTGCGCAACAGACGACTATCTTTATCTCCTTAACCAAGTGAAGAACCCCGACGATTATACAGTCTGCGAGACGGTCTACCTAAACATATACAACAAGGTGCATGGGAACGAGTACATCAGCATAGAACACGTCAAGGCTTACGTACTCACCAATGATTCAGATGAGTTGGGAATTTCCTACTTGCTGCCCCCGACACCCAACCTATTTAATCACACTGTAAATTATTCCTATCGGATCGTATCGTACATATTAAGAAGGGGATACTCATACTTATTAAAGAACCGCTTCCTACAAAATGGGGTACTCTCCATAATGtacagaaaaagggaaatcgAAAAGTACATAAAGGGGTGCACGGTTAGCGGTAGGAGGGAGGACatgttttcccctccttttaTAAGGACCTTTTCTCTGCGTATCTTCAAAAGGGCTGGTCACTACGTTGACCTTTTCAGAGGAAGACTTTCTTCGGAAGTTGGGACAAGCATTCCCATTTGTGGACAGAAAGAACTGCACAAGGAGGATGACCCATCTGGTGTGAACTGCAGTGACAGTGGTAGCACCACGGTGAGCAGAAGCGGAAGTAACAACAGGAACGAGGAATTACCCACCCGCAACAAATGTGCACCATGTGGAAGCCCCCAAACGGAAAGGACAACAAATTCCTCTCTTCCGGAATATATGTACAGTGCATACCAAAAGGAATATGAAAGGAGATTACTTGTTAGTAAAAAAACGGTCCACCGAGTGGCTcaagaggagggggaaaatggaACGACTATAACGATAATTGTGCAGGATGGCAGCATTCACAAGGGAACTACTTCAAACTGCGACatgaagagagaaaaagtaaattcaTACATTAAAGAAAGTattgagaaaataattaaccGAAATACTTGCGGAGGATGCGGGTCGAAAGTCCCTTCAAACGTGCTGTCCAATTCGTTGAAAGGTCTCTCTGTGTACAGCTCACCAAATGTGTACCTAGGAATTGAAGCATGTGATGACTGTTGTATATTTGTGCATAGTAAatctaaaaagggagaagaaagtCCTGCACTTGTCCAAACaatcgatttttttaaatcatttatcgatgatgaatatatattaGGGGAAATAATCGCCATTCATTGCCTATCCGATGTGTACAGTATGGGGGGGACCGGCATCTGTGCCTTGTGCGTACTGATTGTGAAGGATAATATTGAGAAGAAGCTGCAGCAGAGactacaaaatattttaactgGGTGCTGCCAAAAGTTGAAAGAGGAGAAATGTGTTTTGAGTGGGGGCCACACCTGTGCGGGCAATGAGAATTACGTCGGTTTGGCAGTCACGGGGAAGGTGAAAAAGAGGCGTAGCGCCAGCGGGGACAACACCCCTAAGGGGGATCGCAAAGATAAGCCAGATAAGGAGAAACGGCCAAAGGAAGAGGAGAACCCCCGGACAGTTACAGCACCCAGGACAGCCGCAACGGGTGCAACGGGTGCAGCGGCCACGAAAGGTGGAAGTGATGCGCGTAACCAACAAGAGGGAGGCGCCCCTTCGGATGACCTAACCCTTGTTAGCAAAGAACACAGGGACGCATTCGAACGACACCAAATGATGAAGGAAAATTACCTCTTTCTACCCAAGGGAAGCGGAAGCATAAAGGCAGGGGATATAATCATTACCACGAAAATGTTCGGCTTTGGTTTCATCATGGctgcacatatatgcaaaaaggcaaaagctAGATGGATATACAACTGCCTTGACGAAATGCTCCTCTCAAATAGGAAGAGTGGGTTATACCTTctgcaaaataataatgcGAAGGCTTGTACTGATGTAACTGGATTTGGAGTCCTAGGTCACCTTAACGAAATGATCAAGTGCTCTAGGagggaaatttattttgctgaacaaatgggaaagaagCCCCTTCACAGCATATCACACAAGGAGACACTGGAAGGGAGGAACAACAGAGTGGATGATCGACAAACTGACAAGGTGAAGGAATCTCCCATGAATCGCATCggagcaaaaataaatcttaaaaattttataatcgCAGAAGGGGTTGAACAGTGTAtcgaaaataatattttctcctccatgtACAAGAAAAATCACTACTTGTGCAATAACATCATAAATTTGGAGGAAGCTTCACTGAGTGAGCGGTATGGAGTTTTGTTTGACCCGCAGACGAGTGGGGGCCTTATGGCCATTGTGGAGAGGCAGAAGGCggaacaaattttaacaGACTTAAAAAACATGGGGTACCCGAACTGTTCTGCAGTAGGGGAAATTATAAATGTGCAAGATGATAAGTTTAGGGGGGTGCCCATAAGTCAGGTTTCGCTGGACGATTACTTGGACACGACCAACTCTGTGTACGTCGAGTGGTAA
- a CDS encoding actin-like protein (putative): MKGQGEGRKTPTYSPITESLYLKLKDPLGPDIQKLNSYLPIENNIVLLTLGNYSFKVGLINKYDCKLQSLRVPQMEVIEPWKELGYAHPPYKNYDIIEECLFHCFSNFYKINLKDKDLFIPFSSINSTHDFSTLGDILFDTFQVQSVTFREPSFLSSLIILENLAKERQERQHGREVLLYRDDQKDSSTHCDYTGDTVRTGGEKAKGEHTAPRKKIVGREPYPGGQGPYPEECLSNLHALKLFNFTALLVNIGSTKTICTPVINGIPLPDLTSTYHIGGYDIDNQIFDEMKKNKTYQKDISMEAAKIAKEKRVFTPKTREDCGYLSLLYDQTPRNYLVSSFELHFNKISSSAVASTEIFFSPYHLGNYLKTESYKQLHTYDENEGFRLSGSPSWIPNSNVSESSPSWKAILSSTLTQSTLPCVIYDTIQRCPIDTRKELFENIYLTGGSSIIRGFRERLQNELYDFVKRKNFYSNVCINVHAVRRRMLQKYATYSGAHYFLELFDYHNYQITRADYQECGDSILERLSLQGKLLF, translated from the exons ATGAAGGGGCAGGGCGAGGGGCGGAAAACTCCCACGTACAGCCCCATAACGGAGAGCCTGTACCTCAAGCTGAAGGACCCACTGGGGCC CGACATCCAAAAGCTGAACAGTTACCTGCctatagaaaataatatcgTCCTGTTGACTCTGGGAAATTATTCTTTCAAAGTTGGACTGATAAATAAGTACGACTGCAAATTACAAAGCTTGAGGGTACCCCAAATGGAAGTTATTGAGCCATGGAAGGAGCTGGGATATGCACACCCTCCATATAAAAACTACGACATCATAGAAGAGTGCCTTTTCCACTGCTTTagtaatttttacaaaataaatttaaaagacaAAGATTTGTTTATTCCCTTTTCTAGCATAAATAGTACGCAtgatttttccactttgggggatattttatttgacaCATTTCAAGTGCAGAGTGTGACCTTTAGGGAGCCATCCTTTCTCTCGTCACTCATCATTTTGGAGAACCTGGCGAAGGAGAGGCAGGAGAGACAACACGGGCGTGAGGTCCTACTTTATAGAGATGATCAGAAGGACTCTTCTACACACTGTGACTATACCGGTGACACCGTCAGAACGGGAGGCGAAAAAGCCAAAGGAGAACATACCGCAccgcggaaaaaaatagtggGGAGGGAACCATACCCGGGGGGTCAGGGACCCTACCCGGAGGAGTGCCTCTCCAATCTACACGctttaaaattgttcaatTTCACCGCTCTCCTAGTCAACATCGGAAGTACTAAAACGATCTGCACACCTGTGATAAACGGAATCCCACTGCCTGACCTGACCAGCACCTACCACATCGGGGGGTACGACATAGACAATCAAATTTtcgatgaaatgaaaaagaataaaaccTACCAAAAAGACATATCAATGGAGGctgcaaaaattgcaaaggaGAAACGAGTATTCACTCCGAAAACTAGAGAAGACTGTGGTTATCTTTCCCTACTTTACGATCAAACTCCgagaaattatttagttAGCTCGTTCGAgttacattttaataaaatatccTCCTCAGCTGTAGCCTCCactgaaatatttttctctccatatCATTTGGGAAATTACTTAAAAACGGAGTCGTACAAGCAGCTGCACACGTACGATGAGAACGAGGGATTTCGTTTGAGCGGGTCTCCCAGCTGGATCCCGAACTCGAATGTAAGTGAGTCCTCCCCTAGCTGGAAAGCCATCCTGAGCTCCACCCTCACACAGAGTACCCTCCCCTGTGTAATTTACGACACTATTCAAAGGTGTCCCATCGATACTCGAAAGGAACTCTTTGAAAATATCTACCTGACGGGGGGATCCAGCATCATCAGGGGTTTTCGTGAAAGATTACAAAATGAATTGTATGactttgtaaaaaggaaaaacttttACAGCAACGTTTGTATCAATGTGCATGCTGTGCGGAGAAGGATGctacaaaaatatgccacCTACTCGGGGGCTCACTACTTTTTGGAGCTCTTCGATTATCATAATTATCAGATCACACGGGCGGACTATCAGGAGTGTGGGGACAGCATCCTGGAGCGTCTGAGTTTGCAGGGGAAGCTTCTCTTCTAG
- a CDS encoding prenylated protein (putative) — MNLLAIILTRHVDDIIFLCSATDLNAYSFIKKKAFKEAAFFVARTIPSRIEYNTKEIITHESNTVFAIKFSDNICPVVIATDDYPERVAFYMINEIYMDFIRTIPKDVWSEVKQDNKIVFNLNSYLSKYKDPLTCDAIAQTNMKISDNIEKVRITMDALIRNRENLDVLVDKSKDLSTTTKQLFKQSKKLKRKQCCRIM, encoded by the exons ATGAATTTACTAGCCATTATTTTAACGAGACATGTAGATGATatcattttcctttgttcCGCCACCGATTTGAATGC ATATTCTTTTATCAAAAAGAAGGCCTTCAAAGAAGCCGCGTTTTTTGTAGCGAGGACGATTCCGTCAAGG ATCGAATACAACACGAAGGAAATCATCACACATGAAAGTAACACAGTCTTTGCAATCAAATTTTCGGATAATATTTGCCCGGTTGTAATAGCCACGGATGATTACCCCGagag aGTGGCCTTTTACATGATTAACGAAATTTACATGGATTTTATTCGCACCATTCCGAAAGATGTGTGGTCGGAGGTAAAGCAGGacaacaaaattgtttttaatttgaatTCATATTTGTCCAAGTATAAG GACCCACTGACATGTGATGCCATAGCCCAGACCAACATGAAAATCAGCGACAACATT GAAAAAGTGAGAATAACTATGGACGCACTCATCAGGAACAGGGAAAATTTGGATGTCCTTGTCGACAAGAGCAAGGATCTTTCGA cTACGACTAAGCAGTTATTTAAGCAAAGCAAGAAACTTAAAAGGAAACAGTGTTGCAGGATTATGTGA
- a CDS encoding hypothetical protein (putative), giving the protein MCVPLPLLRAFVPLLVYAKTLLLLLLLVLVLPPRVLHCSCEEFEKIEYAQDLTKIKYYDSNSHIDKKHLYKYVAKPSLQDLLVTVKIQKNVGPDNILFFPKGKSYLKITGDWSQYPKEKNETICLAFVLKKDLVKNEKEKCPSNIFSSENVYKVCYKENNYSIRNLFLYLEISQAYLEKLFLSFNIPVIVNTENSVVYFTNNKKKSKDEKPPLDLHICYKSIEENPYYLGKVIFNSYPMKIERNINDYDVIYTKSFLTSKWEYQMIIKGEYITSYNRVIFVRFARDVDDKDKRCPPFWNYAILGAGALKKMKKTDKSNLTKNIVQYFFSSDDDTCTTSYYIPFIKSDDLQTNENYLICLYSDENDFHGMELTNAHFYINTTDSIILIFLIIFVIVFLPLLFSLTYLCVLFKMNALKVKMQKLQLLNRKDEIEDRLKRELNLD; this is encoded by the coding sequence ATGTGTGTCCCGCTCCCCCTCCTTCGCGCATTCGTCCCTCTACTCGTTTACGCTAAGACCCTTCTGCTCCTTCTACTCCTCGTGCTcgtgcttcccccccgcgTGCTACACTGCTCATGCGAAGAGTtcgaaaaaatagaatatgCCCAGGATTTAACCAAAATAAAGTACTATGACTCAAACAGCCATATTGACAAGAAGCACCTGTACAAATACGTGGCGAAGCCATCTCTGCAGGATCTCCTAGTGACGGtgaagatacaaaaaaatgtaggacCAGacaacattttatttttccccaagGGAAAAAGCTACCTTAAAATAACAGGAGATTGGTCACAATAtccaaaggagaaaaacgaaacgatCTGTTTAGCATTCGTATTGAAGAAAGActtagtaaaaaatgaaaaagaaaaatgtccCAGTAATATCTTCTCCTCagaaaatgtatacaaaGTATGttacaaggaaaataattactCTATCAGAAATCTATTTTTATATCTAGAAATATCACAGGCCTATTTAGAAAAACTTTTTCTATCTTTCAATATCCCAGTGATAGTCAACACAGAAAATTCAGTAGTATATTTtactaataataaaaaaaaatccaaagaTGAAAAGCCACCATTAGATCTACACATATGTTATAAGTCCATCGAAGAAAATCCATACTACTTAGGaaaagttatttttaattcctaCCCAATGAAGATAGAGAGAAATATCAATGACTATGATgttatttacacaaaatcTTTTTTAACATCCAAGTGGGAATACCAAATGATTATTAAAGGGGAATATATAACCTCATACAATCGAGTAATTTTTGTGAGATTTGCTAGAGACGTTGATGATAAGGATAAAAggtgtccccctttttggaacTATGCTATACTTGGTGCAGGtgcattgaaaaaaatgaaaaaaacggataAATCCAATTTGACGAAAAATATTGTAcagtactttttttccagtgaTGATGATACTTGTACAACTAGCTATTATATTCCTTTTATAAAAAGCGATGATTTACAAACGAATGAAAATTATCTGATTTGTTTATACTCTGATGAAAATGATTTTCATGGTATGGAACTTACGaatgctcatttttatattaacacGACTGATTCGATTATTTTGATATTCCTCATAATTTTTGTCAttgtttttttgcccctccttttttcgcttACCTACTTGTGCgttttgttcaaaatgaaTGCGCTCAAGGTCAAGATGCAGAAGCTGCAGCTGCTAAACAGGAAGGACGAAATTGAGGACCGGCTCAAGCGGGAGCTAAACCTCGACCA
- a CDS encoding Nucleotide-binding protein 1 (putative), with protein sequence MNGWVPIYKNNLSIMSVGYLLPNFDDPVIWRGPKKNGLIKQFLCDVYWKSLDFLIIDTPPGTSDEHLTICSYLKNNLDGCIIVTTPHILSICDVKKEIEFCKKTNIPILGIIENMYQSVFVSNYTVDKMCAEMNVDYAGKITFNQKLIDACQHGVGCCDLDAYSSSSKEIFQLCKFFIQKILHNCVQVLDSSGENTQPDHSTNFGNSQDGEETLQQNGKPDQSDSSQVQMLRQLLNQISQLVEENPQ encoded by the coding sequence ATGAACGGATGGGTTcccatttataaaaataatttatccaTAATGTCTGTGGGATATTTACTGCCAAATTTTGATGACCCAGTTATTTGGAGGggtcccaaaaaaaatggattaattaaacaatttttatgtgatGTGTATTGGAAGAGTTtggattttttaattatagaCACTCCCCCAGGAACCAGCGATGAACACCTAACCATCTgctcatatttaaaaaataatttagatGGATGCATAATAGTTACTACTCCACATATTTTATCCATTTGTGACGTTAAGAAAGAAATcgaattttgcaaaaaaacaaatatccCCATTTTGGGTATAATCGAAAATATGTATCAATCCGTTTTTGTCTCCAACTACACTGTCGATAAAATGTGCGCAGAGATGAATGTAGACTATGCCGGTAAAATCACCTTTAATCAGAAGCTTATTGATGCTTGTCAGCATGGGGTTGGTTGCTGTGACTTGGATGCCTACAGTTCATCCTCcaaagaaatttttcaaCTATGCAAGTTTTTCATTCAGAAAATTCTACACAATTGTGTGCAAGTGTTGGACTCCTCGGGAGAAAACACTCAACCAGACCATTCGACCAACTTTGGTAATTCCCAGGATGGGGAGGAGACTCtacagcaaaatggaaaacctGATCAGTCGGACTCTTCACAAGTGCAGATGCTTCGCCAGTTATTAAATCAGATTAGCCAACTCGTTGAGGAGAACCCCCAA
- a CDS encoding hypothetical protein (putative) has protein sequence MDVEYGGSRSFSRYMWRKEEKIPLSYNKKYSAEIEQAEGKDKKKDNREDSRSNRPLFTNCNFYIDDFVSLFSLYNSCDKGHNEDEEGEGDRAGDGDGEGEGDRDDDRDDEGESPSQRTTLHRGEEHKVGLHNEWNHFTNHAEDKTVDRYYNNLNSQAKCSTPYNNCGLGAENNYVNFLGSDFERAELTRLHDRPIQEADISLDRTPAKSTHYDLAEILEDKDTNREMNQFDIFMRSYKKSYEKGYGKGYEKSYEKSYERASTRKRNVHASYINKKEQIEIMIVQNGGVIHNALTSKVTHIISNNMALGSKKYMDYKKAVKKSKVFIVVDKYIFDCVKFQCRFPEQSYLPSLLRKKTLTDRITPSDKHLLMLNMNMSYANVKKYIVYNSYEYFKRLRIIYLNKELKENAFPNVGPNLYINRDTFEDFSRKHRILSHLSEQEINWIKKKSELNINVKNVWENDIIHFFFDIVLKTKGHHEVGAPVGGRAAGEEQAERFARKSEDVSSVGGSGGGSGGGREGRSEGGSGGSSEGRSEGRNGNNHLVGGEYVSEKLIESVSDYLHNSRLYILGNWNYISSEFFKFEDINEKDKRKCVYLYIDFDNYFLNASLKSACEQYGRNKKKIDNHEILCVCHSLKKEESYGIISATNYWGKKNKILKGMVKGEVTKMHKGNIRFVKYDFSNILRCSYLFLLVLINYSKNVRVLSVDESILQLFYESEEEIFLTAKQIAEDIYSLTNLSVSIGISSNLSMSRKALKFCKKRTTSDCTTSYPTTCNLSDLYFLNAMKEKRDPQVDSIFNKFVQANRANLEHITNTFFDRVIHPISRFFFFYKKNQHYLDVLRQINYLNGQFIHFNVYHLPVDERAPALPCDDLSEAILIRLKKR, from the exons ATGGACGTCGAGTATGGAGGTTCGAGGAGCTTCAGCAGATACATGTGGcgaaaggaggaaaaaataccgCTCAGttacaacaaaaaatatagcgcAGAGATAGAGCAAGCGGAGGGAAAGGATAAGAAGAAGGATAACCGCGAAGACTCGAGGAGCAATCGCCCGCTGTTCACCAActgcaatttttacattgACGATTTTGTAAGTCTCTTTTCGCTTTACAACTCGTGTGATAAGGGTCATAACGAGGATGAAGAGGGAGAGGGCGATAGAGCTGGTGATGGCGATGGCGAGGGCGAGGGCGATAGAGATGACGATAGAGATGACGAGGGGGAGAGCCCTTCCCAAAGGACAACTCTGCACAGGGGCGAGGAACACAAAGTGGGCCTCCACAACGAATGGAATCATTTCACCAACCATGCGGAGGACAAGACAGTAGACAGGTACTACAACAACCTCAACAGTCAGGCGAAATGTAGTACGCCCTATAACAACTGCGGCTTGGGTGCTGAGAAtaattatgttaattttttgggtAGTGACTTTGAAAGGGCAGAGTTGACAAGGCTACACGATCGCCCCATTCAAGAAGCAGACATCAGTTTAGACAGGACCCCAGCAAAAAGCACCCACTACGATTTGGCAGAAATTTTGGAAGATAAAGATACCAATAGGGAAATGAACCAGTTTGATATCTTCATGAGGAGCTACAAAAAAAGCTACGAAAAGGGCTACGGAAAAGGCTACGAAAAGAGCTACGAAAAGAGCTACGAAAGAGCGTCCACGAGGAAGCGAAATGTACATGCTTCCTACATCAACAAGAAAGAGCAGATAGAAATAATGattgtacaaaatgggggggttATACATAATGCCTTAACAAGCAAGGTGACTCACATAATTAGCAACAATATGGCATTAGGgtcaaaaaaatacatggaTTATAAAAAGGCAGTTAAAAAGTCGAAAGTTTTTATAGTGGTAGATAAGTACATTTTCGATTGCGTCAAATTTCAGTGCAGATTTCCAGAGCAGTCCTACTTACCTTCATTGCTAC GGAAGAAAACCCTAACGGACCGCATAACGCCCAGCGACAAACATCTGCTAATGTTGAATATGAACATGAGCTACGCAAATGTAAAGAAGTACATTGTGTATAACTCGTATGAGTATTTCAAAAGGCTGCGCATAATTTACCTGAACAAGGAGTTAAAGGAAAATGCCTTCCCCAATGTGGGTCCCAATCTTTACATTAATAGGGACACGTTTGAAGACTTTTCGAGGAAGCATAGAATATTGAGTCATCTGAGTGAGCAGGAAATTAattggattaaaaaaaagagcgagTTGAATATAAATGTAAAGAACGTATGGGAAAATGacattattcattttttcttcgataTTGTGTTGAAGACGAAGGGTCACCACGAAGTGGGAGCTCCCGTGGGGGGGAGAGCAGCTGGGGAGGAGCAAGCCGAGCGATTCGCCCGCAAGAGTGAGGATGTTAGCAGTGTAGGAGGTAGCGGAGGAGgtagcggaggaggaagagaaggaagaagcgaaggagGTAGCGGAGGAAGTAGcgaaggaagaagcgaaggaaGAAACGGAAATAACCACCTCGTCGGCGGGGAATACGTCTCGGAAAAACTAATCGAAAGCGTGAGCGACTACCTACACAACTCCCGGCTGTACATTCTAGGGAACTGGAACTACATAAGTAGtgagttttttaaatttgaagacATAAACGAAAAGGACAAGCGGAAGTGCGTCTACCTCTACATTGACTTCGACAACTACTTCCTAAATGCAAGTCTTAAGAGCGCATGTGAACAGTAtgggaggaacaaaaaaaaaatagataacCACGAAATATTATGTGTGTGTCATAGcttgaagaaggaggagagtTATGGCATTATAAGTGCTACCAACTattgggggaagaaaaacaaaatcctCAAGGGGATGGTAAAAGGGGAAGTCACTAAAATGCATAAAGGAAACATCCGTTTTGTGAAGTATGATTTTTCTAACATCCTAAGGTGTAGTTATTTGTTTCTACTCGTCCTCATTAACTACTCAAAAAATGTGAGGGTATTATCAGTCGATGAGTCCATTCTCCAATTATTTTACGAATCTGAGGAGGAGATTTTCTTAACGGCTAAACAGATAGCGGAAGATATTTACAGCTTGACCAACCTTAGTGTGTCCATAGGAATTTCTTCTAACTTGTCCATGTCTAGGAAAGCtctaaaattttgcaaaaaacg CACCACATCTGACTGTACCACTTCTTACCCCACCACTTGCAACCTCTCCGATTTGTACTTCCTCAACGccatgaaggagaaaagggacCCACAGGTAGactccatttttaacaagtTCGTCCAAGCCAACCGAGCTAACTTGGAACACATAACGAACACCTTCTTCGACCGAGTCATCCATCCCATAAGTagattcttctttttctacaaaaaaaatcagcacTACTTAGACGTATTAAGAcagataaattatttaaatggTCAGTTTATTCATTTCAACGTTTATCATTTGCCTGTGGATGAGAGAGCGCCTGCCTTACCATGTGATGATCTGTCGGAAGCCATTTTGataagattaaaaaaaagatag